In Desulfofundulus kuznetsovii DSM 6115, the following are encoded in one genomic region:
- a CDS encoding murein hydrolase activator EnvC family protein, giving the protein MWPFGKRLSEQDPVEKYRRWLRRWLLGNWLRYAVVSTVVITLVMILIWAMLNTWQPTGSVPVPAPGKDRGVQLMHSQPLKATQPADGKELVGDDSGRFKIYAPVDGPILQAYGRGYSEIYGDFRFNQSVAFGAGAGALVKAAAPGTVRAVQPGAAVREFSKKNVEETSSSPVPLSYTVTIDHGYGWQTVYRGLGEVQVKAGQHLSARAPLGTLPPSGKVLEFALLKDGAARDPAGYLVENIRW; this is encoded by the coding sequence TTGTGGCCGTTTGGTAAACGCCTTTCCGAGCAGGATCCGGTGGAAAAGTACCGCCGGTGGCTGCGCCGGTGGCTGCTGGGCAACTGGCTGCGCTATGCGGTGGTAAGCACCGTCGTTATTACCCTGGTGATGATTTTGATCTGGGCTATGCTGAACACCTGGCAGCCCACAGGTTCGGTTCCCGTACCGGCTCCGGGTAAAGACCGGGGGGTGCAGTTGATGCACTCCCAGCCTTTAAAAGCAACTCAACCAGCTGACGGAAAAGAGCTGGTCGGGGATGACAGCGGCCGGTTTAAGATTTACGCCCCGGTGGACGGCCCGATTCTCCAGGCCTACGGCAGGGGCTACTCCGAAATCTACGGTGACTTTAGATTCAACCAGTCGGTGGCCTTTGGCGCCGGTGCCGGAGCCCTGGTAAAAGCGGCGGCCCCCGGGACAGTCAGGGCGGTGCAGCCGGGGGCGGCCGTCCGGGAGTTTAGCAAAAAAAATGTTGAGGAAACTTCAAGCAGCCCGGTTCCCCTGAGCTATACAGTCACCATAGATCACGGTTACGGCTGGCAGACCGTCTACAGGGGTTTGGGGGAAGTCCAGGTAAAGGCCGGGCAGCACCTGAGCGCCCGGGCTCCCCTGGGCACCCTGCCCCCGTCGGGGAAAGTGCTGGAATTTGCCCTGCTTAAAGACGGTGCTGCCCGGGACCCGGCCGGGTACCTGGTGGAAAACATTCGCTGGTAG
- the spoIID gene encoding stage II sporulation protein D translates to MRRLLLGFICVVLSLTMGLPVLVNYLSPVRIQERETRVRLYVHSTGRIEEIPLEEYVTGVVAAEMPAAFPVEALKAQAVAARTYIVRRLTAGGVINNDHPGADVCDDHTHGQAWISREEMRRRWGTLRYYEYYYKIKKAVDETRGMVLTYEGQLIDAAYHASCGGRGTESASAVWSADLPYLVGVPCPHDADPEPVRTVSLPLAQVDHALGVSLEALPVAAGGRAGDGVKSPLEVLERTPAGRPKTVRIGEKKMAAALVRDRLGLRSTDFTMTLKGDRMEITTRGYGHAVGMCQYGAKGLAEHGYTFDRILKHYYTGVEIIRIN, encoded by the coding sequence GTGCGCAGGCTGCTGCTTGGCTTCATCTGCGTGGTGTTGTCCCTCACCATGGGCCTGCCCGTGCTGGTGAACTACCTTTCGCCGGTCCGGATCCAGGAAAGGGAGACCCGGGTACGCCTTTACGTCCACAGCACCGGACGGATCGAGGAAATCCCCCTGGAAGAATACGTCACCGGGGTGGTGGCCGCCGAAATGCCGGCCGCCTTCCCCGTAGAGGCCCTGAAGGCCCAGGCGGTGGCCGCCCGCACCTATATCGTGCGCCGGCTGACTGCCGGCGGGGTAATAAATAACGATCACCCCGGGGCCGACGTCTGCGATGACCATACCCACGGGCAGGCCTGGATTTCCCGGGAGGAGATGCGCCGGCGCTGGGGCACCCTCCGTTATTACGAGTACTACTACAAGATTAAAAAGGCGGTCGATGAAACCCGGGGCATGGTTCTCACCTATGAAGGGCAGCTCATCGACGCCGCCTACCATGCCTCCTGCGGCGGGCGGGGCACGGAAAGCGCCTCCGCAGTATGGTCGGCGGACCTGCCCTACCTGGTGGGGGTGCCCTGCCCCCACGATGCCGACCCTGAACCCGTGCGCACGGTAAGCCTGCCCCTGGCCCAGGTGGACCATGCTCTGGGCGTGAGCCTGGAGGCGCTGCCGGTAGCAGCCGGCGGCCGTGCCGGTGATGGAGTAAAAAGCCCCCTGGAGGTCCTGGAACGGACTCCCGCCGGCCGTCCCAAAACCGTACGCATTGGAGAAAAGAAGATGGCGGCTGCGCTGGTACGGGACCGCCTGGGCCTGCGTTCCACCGATTTTACCATGACCTTAAAAGGAGACCGGATGGAGATTACCACCCGGGGATACGGCCATGCCGTAGGCATGTGCCAGTACGGGGCGAAGGGTCTGGCCGAACACGGTTACACTTTTGACCGGATACTGAAGCATTACTACACCGGCGTGGAGATCATCCGAATAAATTGA
- a CDS encoding F0F1 ATP synthase subunit epsilon, with protein sequence MAEKTQRLEIVTPERKVYSGDVRFVVVPGVEGELGFLPDHAPLVSALKIGVMKVQEDSRTFKVAISGGFVEVRNSRVTVLARTAERDDEIDRERAEAAKARAEQRLAARTPDIDVVRAELALKRALARLKAVS encoded by the coding sequence ATGGCGGAAAAAACCCAACGCCTGGAAATTGTCACTCCCGAGCGCAAGGTATACAGCGGCGATGTCCGCTTTGTGGTGGTTCCGGGCGTGGAAGGCGAACTGGGCTTCCTGCCGGACCACGCTCCCCTGGTCAGCGCCCTCAAGATCGGCGTGATGAAGGTCCAGGAGGATAGCAGGACCTTCAAGGTGGCGATAAGCGGGGGGTTTGTCGAGGTGCGGAACAGCCGGGTCACCGTCCTGGCCCGTACCGCAGAGCGGGACGACGAAATCGACCGGGAGCGGGCCGAAGCGGCCAAAGCCAGGGCCGAACAGCGGCTGGCTGCCAGAACGCCGGACATTGACGTGGTCAGGGCCGAACTGGCCTTGAAGCGCGCCCTGGCCCGGTTGAAGGCGGTATCGTAA
- the atpD gene encoding F0F1 ATP synthase subunit beta gives MNVGHVVQVIGVVVDVRFPPGQVPDIYNALKIRREGQEDLTLEVAQHLGNNIVRTVAMSSTDGLVRGMEVIDTGKPITVPVGRAVLGRLVDVLGEPIDGKGPIKSDYYYPIHRPAPPLAEQSTRAEQLETGLKVVDLLVPFLKGGKIAMFGGAGVGKTVIVMELINNIAKQHGGISVFAGVGERTREGNDLYREMTEAGVLDKTIMVFGQMNEPPGCRLRVGLTGLCMAEYFRDEEGADVLLFIDNIFRFTQAGSEVSALLGRMPSAVGYQPTLATEMGQLQERITSTMKGSVTSVQAVYVPADDLTDPAPATTFAHLDATVVLSRQIAELGIYPAVDPLDSTSRILDPNVVGQEHYEVARGVQKVLQRYKELQDIIAILGMEELSDEDKLIVARARKLQRFLSQPFHVAEQFTGRPGVYVPLKETIRGFKEILEGKHDDLPEEAFYMVGTIDDAVAKAKSLAEGSA, from the coding sequence ATGAATGTTGGTCATGTAGTACAGGTCATTGGCGTGGTGGTGGACGTCCGCTTCCCACCCGGCCAGGTGCCTGATATCTATAATGCCCTGAAGATCCGCCGCGAAGGGCAGGAGGACCTGACCCTGGAGGTGGCGCAGCACCTGGGCAACAACATCGTGCGCACTGTGGCCATGTCCTCCACCGACGGTCTGGTGCGGGGCATGGAAGTGATTGATACCGGCAAGCCCATCACCGTTCCCGTAGGGCGGGCCGTCCTGGGCCGCCTGGTGGACGTGCTGGGTGAGCCCATTGACGGCAAAGGCCCCATTAAGAGCGACTACTATTATCCCATTCACCGGCCGGCCCCGCCCCTGGCCGAGCAGTCCACCCGGGCCGAGCAGCTGGAAACCGGCCTGAAGGTGGTCGACCTGCTGGTGCCCTTCCTGAAGGGCGGCAAGATCGCCATGTTCGGGGGCGCCGGCGTGGGCAAGACGGTTATCGTGATGGAGCTGATCAACAACATCGCCAAGCAGCACGGCGGTATCTCCGTGTTTGCCGGCGTGGGTGAGCGTACCCGCGAGGGCAACGACCTCTACCGGGAGATGACCGAGGCGGGCGTGCTTGACAAGACCATCATGGTGTTCGGCCAGATGAACGAACCGCCGGGGTGCCGTCTCCGGGTGGGCCTGACCGGGCTGTGCATGGCCGAATACTTCCGGGATGAGGAAGGGGCCGACGTGCTCCTGTTCATCGACAACATCTTCCGCTTCACCCAGGCCGGTTCCGAGGTTTCCGCCCTCTTAGGCCGGATGCCTTCGGCCGTGGGTTACCAGCCCACCCTGGCCACGGAAATGGGCCAGCTGCAGGAGCGGATTACTTCCACCATGAAGGGTTCGGTTACTTCGGTGCAGGCCGTGTACGTGCCCGCCGACGACCTGACCGACCCGGCGCCGGCGACCACCTTTGCCCACCTGGACGCCACCGTGGTGCTGTCCCGGCAAATCGCCGAGCTGGGTATTTACCCGGCGGTGGACCCCCTGGATTCCACCTCCCGCATCCTCGACCCCAACGTGGTGGGCCAGGAGCACTACGAGGTGGCCCGGGGCGTGCAGAAGGTTCTGCAGCGCTACAAGGAGCTTCAAGATATCATTGCCATCCTGGGTATGGAAGAACTGTCCGACGAGGACAAACTGATCGTCGCCCGGGCCCGGAAACTGCAGCGCTTCCTGTCCCAGCCCTTCCACGTGGCCGAGCAGTTCACCGGCCGGCCGGGCGTGTACGTGCCGCTCAAGGAAACCATCCGCGGGTTCAAGGAGATCCTGGAGGGCAAACACGACGACCTGCCCGAAGAAGCCTTCTACATGGTGGGTACCATCGACGACGCGGTGGCGAAGGCGAAAAGCTTAGCAGAGGGAAGTGCATAA
- the atpG gene encoding ATP synthase F1 subunit gamma, giving the protein MPSLRDLRRRIKSIKSTQQITKAMKAVSAAKMRRAQEQVLSARPYARRMKDVLGRVATAAAGVKHPLLEVREPKRVAYVLITADRGLCGGFNANLIRRTVQETKNISAELSLICVGRKGRDYFRRRGYNIAQQYVGLGETIKLSHAQEVARYVMDKYAAGEFDAVYLIYSEFVNVLVQRPRVVKLLPVEPPEGQENGEGKPGRVEYIFEPSAEAVLSELLPMYVENMVFHGLLESKASEHSARMTAMDNATKNAGDMIDRLTLSMNRARQAAITKEISEIVGGAAALE; this is encoded by the coding sequence GTGCCAAGTTTACGGGACTTGCGGCGGCGTATTAAAAGTATCAAGAGCACCCAGCAGATCACCAAGGCCATGAAGGCGGTTTCCGCCGCCAAGATGCGCCGGGCCCAGGAGCAGGTTCTGTCGGCCAGGCCCTACGCCCGCCGGATGAAAGACGTGCTGGGACGGGTGGCCACCGCCGCGGCCGGGGTTAAGCACCCCCTTTTGGAGGTACGGGAGCCCAAAAGGGTGGCCTACGTCCTCATCACGGCCGACAGGGGGTTGTGCGGCGGTTTTAATGCCAACCTGATCCGCAGGACCGTTCAGGAGACAAAAAACATCAGCGCGGAACTGAGCCTGATCTGCGTTGGGCGCAAAGGCCGCGACTACTTCCGCCGCCGGGGTTACAATATCGCCCAGCAGTACGTGGGCCTGGGCGAAACCATTAAATTGAGCCACGCCCAGGAGGTTGCCCGCTACGTTATGGATAAATATGCGGCGGGGGAATTTGATGCCGTCTACCTCATCTACAGCGAGTTTGTCAACGTGCTGGTGCAGCGGCCCAGGGTGGTCAAACTCCTCCCCGTGGAACCTCCCGAGGGGCAGGAAAACGGCGAAGGAAAGCCCGGCAGGGTGGAGTATATATTTGAACCTTCGGCCGAAGCGGTGCTGTCCGAGCTGTTGCCCATGTATGTGGAGAACATGGTCTTTCACGGCCTTCTGGAATCCAAGGCCAGCGAGCACAGCGCCCGCATGACCGCCATGGACAACGCCACCAAGAACGCTGGCGATATGATCGACAGGCTGACCCTGTCCATGAACCGGGCCCGCCAGGCCGCCATTACCAAGGAAATTTCCGAAATTGTCGGCGGAGCAGCGGCCCTGGAGTAA
- the atpA gene encoding F0F1 ATP synthase subunit alpha: MNLRPEEISSIIRQQIEKYQAQIEMRDVGTVIQVGDGIARVYGLEDCMAMELLEFPAPEEGAEPTLGMALNLEEDNIGCVLLGAYTHIKEGDTVKRTGRIASVPVGDALIGRVVNPLGRPLDGKGPIKSDKFRPIERIAPGVITRKPVHQPLQTGLKAIDSMIPIGRGQRELILGDRQTGKTAIAVDAIINQKGKDVICIYVAIGQKASTVANVVQRLRDFGAMDYTIVVSATASDPAPLLFIAPYAGCAMGEEFLEQGKHVLIVYDDLSKQAVAYRELSLLLRRPPGREAYPGDVFNLHSRLLERACKLNDELGGGSITALPIIETQAGDVSAYIPTNVISITDGQIYLEPDLFYAGIRPAINVGLSVSRVGGAAQIKAMKQVAGRLRLDLAQYRELAAFAQFGSDLDKATQARLIRGQRMVELLKQKQYAPMAVEDQVMVIYVGVNGYLDDLPVDKVLPFEEEFLNYMHTSHPEVGEAIAKTGELSKETEEKLKAAIIEFKKGFVARTA; encoded by the coding sequence ATGAATTTGCGACCGGAAGAGATCAGCTCGATCATTCGGCAGCAGATTGAAAAATACCAGGCGCAAATTGAAATGCGCGACGTGGGCACCGTAATCCAGGTCGGCGACGGTATTGCCCGCGTCTACGGCCTGGAAGACTGCATGGCCATGGAACTGCTGGAATTTCCGGCACCCGAAGAGGGCGCTGAGCCCACCCTGGGCATGGCCCTCAACCTGGAAGAGGACAACATCGGTTGTGTGTTGCTCGGTGCCTACACTCACATCAAAGAAGGGGACACCGTAAAGCGTACGGGACGTATTGCCTCCGTACCCGTGGGCGACGCCCTGATCGGCCGGGTGGTCAACCCCCTGGGACGCCCCCTGGACGGCAAGGGCCCCATCAAGAGCGACAAGTTCCGTCCCATTGAGCGTATTGCCCCCGGCGTAATCACCCGCAAACCCGTGCACCAGCCCCTGCAAACCGGTTTAAAAGCCATCGACTCCATGATTCCCATCGGCAGAGGCCAGCGGGAATTGATCCTCGGCGACCGGCAAACCGGTAAGACGGCCATTGCCGTGGACGCTATCATCAACCAGAAAGGCAAGGACGTCATCTGTATCTATGTGGCCATCGGCCAGAAAGCCTCCACGGTAGCCAACGTGGTGCAGCGACTGCGGGATTTCGGCGCTATGGATTACACCATCGTGGTTTCGGCTACCGCGTCCGACCCGGCACCGCTTCTGTTCATTGCTCCCTATGCCGGCTGTGCCATGGGCGAGGAGTTTTTAGAGCAGGGTAAACACGTGCTCATTGTCTACGACGACCTTTCCAAGCAGGCCGTGGCCTACCGCGAACTTTCCCTGCTCCTGCGGCGTCCCCCCGGCCGTGAAGCCTATCCCGGTGACGTGTTCAACCTGCACTCCCGCCTGCTGGAGCGGGCCTGTAAGCTCAACGACGAACTGGGAGGCGGCTCCATAACTGCGCTGCCCATCATTGAAACCCAGGCCGGCGACGTTTCGGCCTACATTCCCACCAACGTGATTTCCATTACCGACGGCCAGATTTACCTGGAACCCGACCTGTTCTACGCTGGCATCCGCCCGGCCATCAACGTGGGTCTTTCGGTATCCCGGGTGGGCGGCGCCGCCCAGATCAAGGCCATGAAGCAGGTGGCCGGACGGCTGCGCCTGGACCTGGCCCAGTACCGCGAGCTGGCCGCCTTCGCCCAGTTCGGTTCCGACCTGGACAAGGCCACCCAGGCCCGTTTGATCCGCGGCCAGCGCATGGTGGAACTGCTCAAACAGAAGCAGTACGCCCCCATGGCGGTGGAAGACCAGGTTATGGTCATTTACGTCGGTGTAAACGGCTACCTGGACGACCTGCCGGTGGATAAGGTGCTGCCCTTTGAGGAGGAGTTCTTGAACTACATGCACACAAGCCATCCGGAAGTGGGCGAAGCCATTGCCAAGACCGGTGAGCTGTCCAAGGAAACGGAAGAAAAACTGAAAGCGGCCATTATCGAATTTAAGAAGGGCTTTGTGGCCCGGACGGCCTGA
- a CDS encoding F0F1 ATP synthase subunit delta, which produces MLKGAVAQRYAQALYDLAEAQGLVDQVEQELRAVEQVIADSREFQKVLYHPRITAQEKKDVLKNIFSGKISPVTENFLFLLVDRQREAFLSDIVAHYSSLADRARNIVKAAVTSAIELTKEEKKKLGEVLNKITRKKVQTAYSVDPALIGGVVVRIGDRVIDGSLRTRLAALREHLRQIS; this is translated from the coding sequence ATGTTAAAGGGGGCCGTAGCGCAGCGTTATGCCCAGGCCCTTTATGACCTGGCGGAAGCGCAAGGCCTGGTGGATCAGGTGGAGCAGGAGCTAAGGGCGGTAGAACAGGTCATAGCCGATTCCCGTGAATTCCAAAAGGTGCTCTATCATCCCCGCATTACTGCACAGGAAAAGAAAGATGTGCTGAAAAATATCTTTTCCGGCAAAATTTCCCCCGTTACCGAGAATTTCCTCTTTTTACTGGTAGACAGGCAGCGGGAGGCCTTCTTAAGCGATATTGTGGCCCATTATTCCAGCCTGGCCGACCGGGCCCGCAATATCGTGAAAGCTGCAGTAACCAGTGCCATCGAACTGACTAAAGAAGAAAAGAAAAAACTGGGGGAAGTTTTGAACAAAATAACCCGCAAGAAAGTGCAGACCGCATACAGCGTGGACCCCGCGCTAATTGGCGGGGTGGTGGTGCGCATTGGCGACCGGGTTATCGACGGCAGCCTGCGTACCCGGCTGGCAGCATTGAGAGAGCACCTCAGGCAAATAAGTTAA
- the atpF gene encoding F0F1 ATP synthase subunit B, producing the protein MEALGINHTLLAQIINFVILLIFLRLVVYKPIVNILEQRQQYIANNVAAAEEERKQAEALRQQYLAEMQKAREEAQAIIQQATKAGEEKAQEIVEAARAEAQRIKESALEEIAREKEKAVAELRDQVASLSILVAQKIINQTITPEIQHSLVQEFIKETGDLPC; encoded by the coding sequence GTGGAAGCGCTGGGAATTAATCATACCCTGCTGGCCCAGATCATTAACTTTGTCATTTTGCTCATATTCCTTCGTTTGGTTGTCTACAAGCCCATCGTCAATATTCTGGAACAACGCCAGCAATATATAGCCAATAACGTGGCCGCCGCCGAAGAAGAGCGGAAACAGGCCGAGGCATTGCGCCAGCAATACCTGGCTGAGATGCAAAAAGCGAGGGAAGAGGCCCAGGCCATCATCCAGCAGGCCACCAAGGCCGGTGAAGAAAAGGCCCAGGAGATTGTTGAGGCAGCCAGGGCCGAGGCGCAACGGATCAAGGAGAGCGCCCTTGAGGAAATTGCCCGGGAGAAGGAGAAGGCGGTTGCAGAATTGCGCGACCAGGTGGCGTCACTGTCCATCCTGGTGGCCCAAAAGATCATCAACCAGACCATCACCCCCGAAATTCAACACAGCCTGGTCCAGGAATTCATTAAAGAAACGGGGGATCTGCCATGTTAA
- the atpE gene encoding F0F1 ATP synthase subunit C, whose protein sequence is MDVGAAAALGTSLAVGLAALGAGIGDGLVTGRTVEAMARQPELRGNLLTTMFISVGLIEALPIIAVVIAFMLFGKIGG, encoded by the coding sequence ATGGATGTGGGAGCTGCTGCTGCCCTCGGTACCTCTTTAGCCGTGGGTCTGGCCGCCCTGGGTGCCGGTATCGGCGACGGTCTGGTTACCGGTCGCACGGTTGAGGCGATGGCCCGCCAACCCGAATTAAGAGGTAACCTGCTGACCACAATGTTCATCTCTGTGGGTCTGATCGAGGCCCTGCCCATCATCGCGGTAGTTATTGCCTTCATGCTGTTTGGTAAAATCGGTGGTTAA
- the atpB gene encoding F0F1 ATP synthase subunit A: MVKSLEQVHEELNVWGFPHHPWEFTLGNTHIVLNPKTLVMTWIVMLLVILFTVSATRNMNMKRPGKLQLMVEEIFQFLRGLVYENMDPKKGAGLMSLIFTLFIFLLFSNLWGLVPTMMSPTADVNTTAGMAIMVFFLVQFMGIRYKGAGHFKHFLEPFPFFLPLTIVEELAKPVTLAFRLYGNIYGGEVLIAVLLGLLGLNTFIFGGFIPSVVWLAFSIFVGFIQAFIFTMLTIAYISQVVKEHEH; the protein is encoded by the coding sequence TTGGTGAAAAGCCTGGAACAAGTCCACGAGGAATTAAACGTTTGGGGTTTCCCCCACCATCCATGGGAATTTACCCTGGGCAACACCCATATTGTCCTCAATCCCAAGACACTGGTGATGACCTGGATCGTCATGCTGCTGGTGATCCTCTTCACCGTTTCGGCCACCCGCAATATGAATATGAAACGGCCGGGTAAACTCCAGTTGATGGTGGAGGAAATCTTCCAGTTTTTACGGGGCCTGGTTTACGAAAATATGGACCCCAAGAAGGGTGCGGGCCTGATGTCCCTGATCTTTACACTCTTCATCTTCCTTCTCTTCAGTAACCTCTGGGGCCTGGTTCCCACCATGATGTCGCCCACCGCCGACGTGAACACCACCGCCGGAATGGCCATAATGGTTTTCTTCCTCGTCCAGTTCATGGGGATCCGCTATAAAGGGGCCGGGCATTTCAAGCACTTCCTGGAACCATTTCCCTTCTTCCTGCCGCTTACCATTGTCGAAGAACTGGCTAAACCGGTAACCCTGGCCTTCCGTCTATACGGGAACATCTACGGCGGCGAGGTTCTCATTGCGGTTCTCCTGGGGCTTTTGGGACTGAACACCTTTATCTTCGGCGGGTTTATCCCTTCGGTGGTGTGGCTGGCCTTCAGTATCTTTGTAGGGTTTATCCAGGCCTTTATCTTTACCATGCTCACCATTGCCTACATTTCTCAGGTAGTTAAGGAACATGAACATTAA
- a CDS encoding ATP synthase subunit I: MPSLPPVPELDNQLKRTTRITGGLMALVVLAIAANPGDSLAWGLFLGLATGLYNTISLALRIKRLGLQDRSDARSYMRQGLIMRLALVAVVVLLAGRVAHVNVYWLGAGLLAVPCITAVDAAIRAARLSRSEGGVFSKIEEGR, translated from the coding sequence GTGCCTTCCTTGCCACCCGTTCCCGAACTGGATAACCAGTTAAAGCGCACGACCCGCATCACCGGGGGGTTGATGGCTCTGGTGGTCCTGGCCATTGCGGCCAACCCGGGAGATTCCCTGGCCTGGGGCCTTTTTCTCGGCCTGGCCACCGGGCTGTACAACACCATTTCCCTGGCCCTGCGGATCAAGCGCCTGGGCTTACAGGACAGGAGCGACGCCCGCAGCTACATGCGCCAGGGTTTGATCATGCGCCTGGCGCTGGTGGCGGTGGTGGTTTTGCTGGCCGGCCGGGTAGCCCATGTAAATGTATACTGGCTGGGGGCGGGCCTTCTGGCCGTCCCCTGTATTACCGCTGTGGACGCGGCCATCAGAGCGGCGCGCCTGAGCCGGTCTGAGGGAGGAGTGTTTTCCAAGATAGAAGAAGGGAGGTGA
- a CDS encoding AtpZ/AtpI family protein, whose product MGERRVGGRVLAALALTTTIGMEMAIMVTTGFYTGRWLDHQLHTGPWLMTAGILLGVAAGIWGVIQTVSRFFKNWG is encoded by the coding sequence ATGGGCGAGCGCCGGGTGGGAGGCCGTGTCCTGGCGGCCCTGGCCCTTACCACCACCATCGGCATGGAAATGGCCATCATGGTTACCACCGGGTTTTACACCGGCCGGTGGCTGGATCACCAGTTACATACCGGGCCCTGGCTGATGACGGCGGGCATCCTTTTGGGGGTAGCCGCGGGCATCTGGGGGGTCATCCAAACCGTGTCACGTTTTTTCAAAAACTGGGGGTAG
- the wecB gene encoding non-hydrolyzing UDP-N-acetylglucosamine 2-epimerase has translation MLKVLTVFGTRPEAIKMAPLIKELQRHPDRLLCRVAVTAQHREMLDQVLHLFQIAPDHDLGIMRPGQSLFDITRRALDGLEQVMAREKPDLVLVHGDTTTTFVAALAAFYFQIPVGHVEAGLRTGDKYSPFPEEINRHLTAVVTDLHFAPTATARDNLLREGVAPEKIFVTGNTVIDALLATVDPDYRFIDPGLAGIDYRRRRVLLVTTHRRENLGEPMREIYLALRDIVALYPDVEVVFPVHKNPAVRGMVQEVLGELPRVHLIEPLSYQPFVNLMNRCYLVLTDSGGLQEEAPALGKPVLVLRNTTERPEAIRAGTVRLVGTTREAVFNETRLLLEDAARYRQMAEAVNPYGDGRASRRICQAILYHFGLSDEPPEPFE, from the coding sequence ATGCTCAAGGTTCTCACTGTTTTCGGCACCCGGCCGGAGGCCATCAAGATGGCCCCCCTGATCAAGGAACTGCAGCGGCACCCGGACCGGCTCCTCTGCCGGGTGGCCGTCACCGCCCAGCACAGGGAAATGCTGGATCAGGTGCTGCATCTTTTTCAGATTGCTCCCGACCACGACCTGGGCATCATGAGGCCCGGCCAGAGCCTCTTCGACATCACCCGCCGGGCACTGGATGGCCTGGAGCAGGTCATGGCAAGAGAAAAGCCGGACCTGGTGCTGGTGCACGGCGATACCACCACCACCTTTGTGGCTGCTCTAGCCGCCTTCTACTTTCAAATACCGGTGGGCCACGTGGAGGCGGGCCTGCGCACGGGGGATAAGTATTCCCCCTTTCCCGAGGAAATCAACCGCCACCTCACGGCGGTGGTGACGGACCTGCACTTTGCTCCTACCGCCACCGCCCGGGATAACCTGCTGCGGGAAGGGGTGGCCCCGGAAAAGATCTTTGTCACGGGAAATACCGTCATCGACGCCCTGCTGGCCACCGTGGACCCGGATTACCGGTTCATTGATCCCGGACTGGCCGGCATAGACTACCGGCGCCGGCGGGTGCTGCTGGTGACCACCCACCGCCGGGAGAACCTGGGCGAACCCATGCGGGAAATTTACCTGGCCCTGCGGGATATCGTTGCCCTTTATCCCGATGTGGAGGTAGTTTTTCCCGTGCACAAAAACCCGGCGGTGCGGGGGATGGTGCAGGAGGTGCTGGGGGAGCTGCCCCGGGTGCACCTCATCGAACCCCTTTCCTACCAGCCCTTCGTTAATTTGATGAACCGGTGCTACCTGGTGCTTACGGATTCGGGCGGTTTGCAGGAAGAGGCCCCGGCCCTGGGCAAGCCGGTACTGGTGCTGCGGAACACCACCGAACGTCCCGAAGCCATCCGGGCCGGTACCGTGCGCCTGGTGGGTACAACCCGGGAGGCGGTTTTCAACGAAACCCGGCTCCTGCTGGAGGACGCGGCCCGCTACCGGCAGATGGCCGAAGCGGTGAACCCCTACGGGGACGGCCGGGCTTCCCGGCGCATCTGCCAGGCCATTCTGTACCACTTCGGCCTGAGTGACGAACCGCCGGAGCCTTTTGAGTAA